In Spiroplasma litorale, a single genomic region encodes these proteins:
- a CDS encoding SDR family oxidoreductase, whose translation MDKLIVITGASSGIGKELAIQFSEKGYKLLLLARREELLIELNLKNTLCKKVDVTDYNSFKQAVVEAEKHFKTKVDLLINNAGIMPLDKIYNLDINTQHAMVDININGVLNGMNIVINDMKDRNTGTIINISSVAGRWTGENRTVYNGTKFAVHAISEQARRELAPFNVRLLTIAPAIVDTNLLINTKNEEVLKGYIENKKKINNGLTSKQVAKIIIYAYELPQDISLKEIVLSATKQAI comes from the coding sequence ATGGATAAATTAATTGTAATAACAGGAGCATCAAGTGGTATTGGTAAAGAATTGGCAATTCAATTTAGTGAAAAAGGTTATAAATTACTTTTACTTGCAAGAAGAGAAGAATTATTAATAGAGTTAAATCTTAAAAATACACTATGTAAAAAAGTTGATGTTACAGACTACAATAGTTTTAAACAAGCTGTTGTTGAAGCAGAAAAACATTTTAAAACAAAAGTAGATCTATTAATTAATAACGCAGGAATAATGCCATTAGATAAAATTTATAATTTAGACATTAATACTCAACATGCAATGGTTGATATAAATATTAATGGGGTATTAAATGGTATGAATATTGTAATTAATGATATGAAAGATAGAAACACTGGAACAATAATAAATATTAGTTCAGTTGCAGGAAGATGAACCGGAGAAAATAGAACTGTATATAATGGAACTAAGTTTGCAGTACATGCAATTTCTGAGCAAGCTAGAAGGGAATTAGCACCATTTAATGTTCGTTTATTGACTATTGCACCAGCAATTGTCGATACAAACTTGTTAATTAACACTAAAAATGAAGAAGTTTTAAAAGGTTATATTGAAAATAAGAAAAAAATAAATAATGGTTTAACATCTAAACAAGTGGCTAAAATAATAATATACGCATATGAATTACCACAAGATATTTCATTAAAAGAAATTGTTCTAAGCGCAACCAAACAAGCTATATAA